The following are from one region of the Fusarium verticillioides 7600 chromosome 1, whole genome shotgun sequence genome:
- a CDS encoding biotin synthetase, with product MKPGTSLRLRALRQVTPRNRLCLPASARWQHSRAMSTVVDFHPRPSQPPLPPAGANEAIEKQRAEKRKQILREAVTATQVRHDWTKEEIAAIYYQPALELAYQASTVHRRWHNPAEVQLCTLMNIKTGGCTEDCSYCAQSTRYQEGTKVPAKRVESVESVLAAARTAKEKGSTRFCMGAAWRDMRGRKNSLKNIKAMVEGVKGMGMEVCVTLGMIDAEQAKELKAAGLTAYNHNVDTSREFYPSVITTRSYDERLQTLSHVRDAGIKVCSGGILGLGETSEDRVGLLHTVSTLPSHPESFPVNALVPIKGTPLGDRPMVEFTSMLRTIATARIIMPSTIIRIAAGRKTMSEEKQALCFMAGANAIFTGEKMLTTECNGWDEDAAMFGRWGLEPMKSFDKSPQPAPEVRVL from the exons ATGAAGCCCGGTACATCTCTCCGTCTCAGGGCCCTTCGACAGGTTACACCCCGTAACCGTTTGTGTCTCCCCGCTTCGGCGAGATGGCAGCATTCCCGGGCCATGTCAACAGTTGTTGACTTCCATCCTCGACCTTCGCAGCCGCCTCTTCCTCCGGCTGGAGCTAATGAAGCgatcgagaagcagagagctgagaagaggaagcagattCTGAGGGAAGCTGTCACGGCGACTCAGGTTCGACATGACTggaccaaggaggagattgcGGCCATTTACTACCAGCCTGCCCTTGAGCTAGCATACCAAGCT AGCACCGTACACCGTCGATGGCACAACCCCGCCGAAGTGCAACTCTGCACTCTGATGAACATCAAGACAGGCGGCTGCACCGAAGACTGCTCCTACTGCGCCCAATCAACCCGTTACCAAGAAGGCACAAAGGTTCCCGCCAAGAGAGTAGAGAGTGTCGAGAGCGTACTAGCAGCTGCGCGAAcggccaaggagaagggaagcACCCGATTCTGCATGGGCGCCGCATGGAGGGATATGCGCGGTCGCAAGaacagcttgaagaacatcaaggctATGGTTGAGGGCGTCAAGGGCATGGGTATGGAGGTCTGCGTGACGCTGGGTATGATCGATGCAGAGCAGGcaaaggagctcaaggccgCGGGCCTCACGGCGTACAACCACAACGTCGACACTAGTCGTGAGTTCTACCCGTCTGTCATCACGACACGCAGCTACGACGAGCGACTACAGACGCTGAGCCACGTGCGCGACGCTGGTATCAAGGTGTGCTCAGGTGGAATTCTCGGTCTGGGCGAGACCAGCGAAGATCGTGTTGGTCTTCTTCACACCGTGTCGACACTCCCAAGTCACCCGGAGAGCTTCCCCGTCAACGCCCTCGTGCCCATAAAGGGTACGCCGCTGGGCGATCGGCCCATGGTTGAGTTCACGAGCATGTTGCGAACCATCGCCACGGCGCGAATCATCATGCCCTCGACCATCATCCGCATCGCGGCGGGTCGCAAGACCATGTcggaggagaagcaggccTTGTGCTTCATGGCGGGTGCGAATGCTATCTTTACAGGCGAGAAGATGCTCACGACGGAGTGCAATGGGTGGGATGAGGACGCCGCCATGTTTGGGCGATGGGGTCTTGAGCCCATGAAGAGCTTTGACAAGTCTCCCCAACCTGCACCTGAAGTTCGAGTTCTGTAA
- a CDS encoding histone acetyltransferase produces the protein MSEENGKRKAEEEPSSPAPSKRIKQDDSAEPSEKKPEIKRIPFPEKPAVIEERNGEIEFRVVNNDNERESLIILTGLKCIFQKQLPKMPKDYIARLVYDRTHLSIAIVKKPLEVVGGITYRPFKGRRFAEIVFCAISSDQQVKGYGAHLMSHLKDYVKATSDVMHFLTYADNYAIGYFKKQGFTKEITLDKKVWMGYIKDYEGGTIMQCSMLPRIRYLEMGRMLLKQKECVQAKIRAYSKSHNIHAPPKEWKNGITEINPLDIPAIRASGWSPDMDELARQPRHGPNYNQLLHLLNDLQNHNSAWPFLVPVNRDDVADYYEVIKEPMDLSTMESKLEADQYLTPEDFIKDAKLVFDNCRKYNNESTPYAKSANKLEKYMWQQIKAIPEWSHLEPER, from the exons ATGTCAGAAGAAA ACGGCAAGCGCAAAGCCGAGGAGGAGCCATCGTCTCCCGCCCCATCGAAGCGCATCAAACAAGATGACTCGGCTGAGCCTTcggagaagaagccggaGATCAAGAGGATTCCTTTCCCCGAAAAG CCCGCCGTCATCGAAGAGCGCAATGGCGAAATCGAATTCCGAGTAGTAAACAACGACAACGAGCGCGAATCACTCATCATCTTAACCGGACTCAAGTGTATCTTTCAAAAACAACTTCCCAAAATGCCTAAGGATTATATTGCGCGACTAGTTTACGACCGAACACATTTATCGATTGCCATCGTTAAGAAGCcccttgaagttgttggaggaATCACATATCGCCCGTTCAAGGGTCGCCGTTTCGCCGAGATTGTCTTCTGTGCCATTAGTTCTGACCAGCAAGTCAAGGGATACGGTGCCCATCTCATGTCGCACTTGAAGGATTATGTCAAGGCGACAAGCGACGTGATGCATTTCCTCACTTATGCCGACAACTACGCTATTGGTTACTTCAAAAAGCAGGGGTTCACCAAGGAAATCACCCTCGACAAGAAGGTATGGATGGGGTACATCAAAGATTATGAAGGCGGTACGATTATGCAGTGCTCGATGCTGCCGCGGATTCGATATCTCGAAATGGGTCGCATGCTCCTTAAGCAGAAAGAATGCgtccaagccaagatccGCGCTTACTCCAAATCACACAATATCCATGCTCCGCCGAAGGAGTGGAAGAATGGAATCACCGAGATCAACCCTCTCGATATTCCTGCCATCCGAGCATCAGGATGGTCTCCTGATATGGACGAGCTCGCCCGCCAACCTCGTCACGGCCCCAACTACAACCAACTTCTCCACTTACTCAACGATCTACAGAACCACAACTCAGCCTGGCCATTCCTTGTGCCTGTTAACCGCGACGATGTGGCCGACTACTACGAAGTCATCAAGGAGCCTATGGATCTTAGTACGATGGAGAGCAAACTTGAGGCCGACCAGTACCTCACGCCTGAAGATTTCATCAAGGACGCCAAGCTTGTTTTCGACAACTGCAGAAAGTACAATAATGAGAGCACTCCTTATGCGAAGTCGGCGAACAAGCTCGAAAAGTATATGTGgcagcagatcaaggcgATTCCTGAGTGGTCACATCTGGAGCCTGAGAGATAG
- a CDS encoding cell cycle checkpoint protein, translated as MAPDAQPIFRAVATSTRPLYQLLRCINFAPRVHVQITEDGVRFAADHARVMQGVAFLDKALFSSYTANLPAQDGDNPPELPNFQLSLSSVLEVLQIFGAVDVATRAQKADQDPYRSNLRNYRPDAFSNQTLGISGTCTLQYSQEGDPFKITIEESGVKTTASLTTYLPEIPDDIPFDRNDLSFKIIMQSRTLLDSMAEISPTAPTKLTITTTKTSPFLSLAGVGDLGSSGVDFARGRDLLETFNVQERWSQAYKFDLIKNSTEAMRIATKVSLRGDGQGVLSLQFMVDIEGGKRSFLDFRFVPFISHDEDDDEDDEAEEAGEAD; from the exons ATGGCTCCAGACGCTCAGCCAATATTCCGCGCAGTTGCGACTTCGACCAGGCCACTGTATCAACTTCTCAGGTGCATCAACTTTGCACCGAGAGTTCACGTTCAAATTACAGAGGATGGCGTTCGTTTCGCTGCTGACCATGCACGGGTGATGCAAG GAGTTGCATTCCTCGATaaagctctcttctcatcatataCAGCCAATCTCCCTGCTCAGGATGGCGATAACCCGCCCGAGCTTCCTAATTTTCAACTTTCATTATCTTCTGTTCTCGAAGTACTCCAGATTTTTGGAGCCGTAGATGTAGCCACACGGGCACAAAAAGCAGACCAGGATCCTTATCGCAGCAATCTTCGGAACTATCGGCCTGATGCTTTCAGTAACCAAACTCTTGGTATTTCTGGCACCTGTACCCTGCAGTACAGCCAAGAGGGTGATCCATTCAAGATCACCATCGAGGAGTCTGGCGTTAAGACAACGGCATCATTGACAACCTATCTACCAGAAATACCTGATGATATTCCATTTGACCGCAATGATCTGTCCTTCAAAATCATTATGCAATCTCGAACACTACTCGATTCTATGGCGGAGATTTCTCCAACAGCTCCGACGAAGCTAACTATCACAACTACCAAAACCTCGCCATTTCTAtctcttgctggtgtcggaGATCTTGGAAGCTCAGGAGTGGACTTCGCCCGTGGAAGAGACCTTCTCGAAACCTTCAACGTTCAGGAACGCTGGTCTCAGGCGTACAAgtttgacttgatcaagaattCAACAGAAGCAATGCGGATAGCCACTAAGGTTAGTTTACGAGGGGATGGTCAGGGGGTGCTGAGTCTGCAATTCATGGTAGATATTGAAGGTGGCAAGCGaagcttcttggactttCGGTTCGTTCCATTCATCTCGcacgatgaggacgatgatgaagacgatgaggcagaggaggctGGCGAAGCAGACTAG
- a CDS encoding cell cycle checkpoint protein, with translation MDSSLHEVWQAAAGSPFFPTVSKGSQFWVAFSLLLLGFSLTGVFALNRTLVNVPVLGIPASIAIAFGVVYMFCAVGVYV, from the exons ATGGATTCTTCGCTGCATGAGGTCtggcaagctgctgctggcagTCCCTTCTTCCCTACTGTGAGCAAAGGAAGCCAGTTCTGGGTCGCCTTTTCTTTGCTCCTCCTCGGATTCTCTCTCACCGGTGTATTTGCCCTCA ACCGCACACTCGTCAACGTTCCTGTACTAGGCATTCCagcctccatcgccattgc CTTCGGAGTGGTCTATATGTTCTGTGCGGTCGGAGTCTACGTCTAA
- a CDS encoding mannose-P-dolichol utilization defect 1, with product MDALKSAITPVTHNLPAPIRDLGVSIIGETCYKSLLLDVNIEDAECIKFAVSKALGIGIIAASSIVKVPQILKLINSKSAEGVSFLSYLLETASYIISLAYNFRNGFPFSTYGETALIVGQNVIISVLVLNYSGRASLAAVFVAALAGTVATLFAENVVDAQTLSYLQAGAGVLSVSSKLPQILTIFQQGGTGQLSAFAVFNYLAGSLSRIFTTLQEVDDKLILYGFVSGFILNAILALQMIFYWNAPSEKAKGKQPAAPIAAKPAVLTPSSSTTATPKKSPTTRRRG from the exons ATGGACGCCCTCAAATCAGCCATCACCCCCGTCACGCATAACCTCCCCGCGCCGATTCGCGACTTGGGCGTTTCCATCATCGGCGAGACCTGCTACAAatctctccttctcgacgtTAATATAGAGGATGCCGAATGCATCAAGTTTGCCGTCTCCAAGGCTCTCGGCATCGGTATCATCGCTGCTTCGTCCATCGTCAAGGTTCCCCAGATCCtgaagctcatcaactccaagtccGCTGAGGGTGTATCTTTCCTCTCATACCTTCTCGAGACGGCGTCGTACATCATCTCGCTCGCCTACAACTTCCGAAATGGCTTTCCTTTCAGCACCTATGGCGAGACTGCCTTGATCGTGGGACAGAACGTTATTATCTCGGTGCTTGTTCTGAACTACAGTGGCCGTGCTAGTCTGGCTGCTGTGTTTGTCGCTGCCCTTGCTGGAACTGTTGCTACGCTGTTTGCTGAGAATGTTGTGGATGCGCAGACTCTGAGCTACCTCCaagctggtgctggtgttcTGAGCGTTTCCAGCAAGCTGCCTCAGatcctcaccatcttccAGCAGGGTGGCACCGGTCAGCTCAGTGCTTTCGCT GTCTTTAACTACCTGGCCGGTTCTTTGTCTCGAATCTTCACAACCCTCCAGGAAGTTgacgacaagctcatcctctACGGATTCGTCTCcggcttcatcctcaacgccatccttGCTCTCCAGATGATCTTCTACTGGAACGCTCCctctgagaaggccaagggcaagcaACCTGCTGCCCCTATTGCAGCCAAGCCTGCTGTTCTGACACCCTCTTCCTCTACCACTGCTACTCCCAAGAAGAGCCCTACCACTCGCCGACGTGGTTAG